The DNA segment ACCTGCACCACCAAAACGTCAAGGACGTAGCTCCTCTGGAGATGGTTCTGACGTTGATTCGGAGACCGGAGCTCCGAAAACGAAACTAAAACCGTTTTTCTGGGATAAAATGGCTAACCCTGATCAGAAAATGGTTTGGCATGAGATCAGCGCCGGTTCATTCCAGTTAAGACTTtaattataacttttaaaacCTTTGTTTCTAGAACTTTGCCTAACTCGCTTTATGCTTTTTAGGTTCAACGAACAGGAGATGGAGTCTCTTTTCGGTTACAATGATGTGAACAAAAACAAGAATGGTCAAAGAGGAGAATCATCTAGAGACTCTCCTGTTCAATATATACAAATCATTGATCCAAGGAAAGCACAAAACTTATCTATTCTTCTCCGAGCTTTGAATGTAACAATAGAAGAAGTCGTTGATGCCATCAAAGAAGGTAACGAGCTCCCAGTGGAGCTTCTCCAAACATTGTTGAAGATGGCTCCAACTTCAGAGGAAGAACTCAAACTTAGACTATACTCGGGAGATCTTCATCTACTTGGCCCTGCGGAGCGATTCTTGAAAATTCTTGTTGATATACCTTTTGCGTTTAAACGTATAGAGTCGCTTATATTCATGATATCGCTTCAAGAAGAAGTCTCTGGCATCAAAGAATCACTCGCAACTCTCGAAGTAAGTCCACAATTACACATGACTTGCCTactatgtattttaatttgagTAGTGTTTAAATCTAAATACAATTCAAGGCATTATTACATAGATTTTAGAGTTCACCAACTTTAAattatcttacaattttaaaatttgatggattgcaaaatattaataatttattttaaatcattaattgAATAgtattctgtttttttgttttttgttttgtttcaggtGGCTTGCAAGAAACTTAAAAACAGTAGACTGTTCATAAAACTACTAGAAGCAGTTCTCAAGACAGGAAACAGAATGAATGTCGGAACTTTCCGCGGTGACGCGCAAGCTTTCAAACTCGACACGCTCTTGAAACTCTCTGACGTCAAAGGAACTGATGGCAAAACTACACTATTACACTTTGTTGTCCTTGAGATCATTCGTTCTGAAGGCGTTCGTGCTCTTCGCCTCCAGAGATCAAGCAAAAGCTTCTCCAGCGTTAAAACAGACGATACCAACACAGACACAAGTCCACAGTCTGTTGAACGTTACCGAAGCACTGGACTTCAAGTTGTTTCGGGACTAACCACAGAGCTTGAAGATGTCAAGAGAGCAGCAATAATAGACGCTGATGGATTAGCTTCAACACTGATGAACCTAAGTGGCTCGTTGACCAATGCGAGGGAGTTTCTGAAGACGATGGACGAAGAGAGCGATTTCGAGAAAGCTTTAACTGGGTTCATAGAACGTGCAGATGGTGATATCAAGTGgttgaaggaagaagaagagaggatcATGGTGTTGGTGAAAAGCTCTGCTGATTACTTCCATGGCAAATCTGCCAAGAACGAAGGGTTGCGTTTGTTTGCTATAGTGCGTGACTTCTTGATAATGTTGGAGAAAGTTTGCAGAGAAGTTAAAGAAACAACGATGATGACATCCAGCAAAAATCATTCGAGTAAGAAGGAAACAAAGATGATTCCGGAAAGTAATCAACCGGATAACATTCGACGGCATTTGTTTCCGGCCATTGCTGAACGGAGAGCTGACAGTTCGGATGATTCAGACAGTGACTAGGATGGAATAAGCAAAGCAGTTCGTTATGTTAGTTTTTGTATTATGTTGTATCATTTCAGTTTCAAgtaaaacacaaacaaaaaaaagtaacttacaatttgtatttatgtataattctgtttttgtttgtgCCCAGCTTTATaaaaatagatagatagatgGTAGGAACAAGAACACGAGAGCTTTTGTTACTAAAAGAAGAGATACAACCTAGTCAAATGATTCTCCTCTATGAAAATTATGTGAGCCTAATCTAACAAGAATAACAATGGTATCCTAACCCAAAGTTATTGTTAAATTCTAAAAATCACATATATGGTAAAAAAGCTATACATTAGAATGAGGGGAAAGCTTGAGAGACTCCTTGCAGTGAATGAGTAAGAGACTATTTATAGTAACTGTGTTGCCTCCCCCTCGCTTTCCTAGAAAAGAGAAAGCTTCTGAATAATAGAGGTTTCCTTTCCTTTTTTACCTAACTATCCCATGTCGCTTGAAAGACATGCCTTCTGTTTTTGAGCCACTGCAATAATTCTCTATCTAGTGACGAGTTGTTGACTACAGCATCGAACATCGGGCTTCCTAATACTCCCAAGGTGCTTTTGAACATCCATATTTTGTCCTTTGCCCATGGCTTTTGAGGTTGCTTTGACTGtacaaaaataagataaaaattttaaaagatcaCTATCATGGACAATGGTGACAAATGAATAGCATTTCGGAAGTGGGTCAAGTATGAAGAGATTACCATCTGTGAAACCATTGTTTTCACCGTCTTTGGGCCATAAACACGATGCTTTGATGGCTTATGAGCCTTTGCGTAGAAGGAAGCAACTTCGGGTAAAGAGAGGCAACCTCTGGTTGCTTTCACCAATGTAAGATCAGGATCAGTATTTGTCTGTTCATACCAGTAAATCAGCTGGCCGAGACAATAGTTCTCGCCATATGTTTTCCGGTACTCCTTTATACCCTCGCCTAACTTGTCCGCATATTTGGCCCCCAAATCTAACGGGCTAATTTGTACAGGAGAAGACATAAATGACTTG comes from the Brassica rapa cultivar Chiifu-401-42 chromosome A01, CAAS_Brap_v3.01, whole genome shotgun sequence genome and includes:
- the LOC103871246 gene encoding formin-like protein 3 — encoded protein: MGRLRTAFLAVSLVFLVCVSEEIISRRGANRGEAHGGDDVAEQTWIHCRKELKDKNRDCLIYIPPRVAAANDTYQKLSVLTGWFSNWFGPLLDSTTSYPTRKLIGKQKRKKKKKRKKFRVSAPNFALGPAPGFAPGPSPRFAPGPAPTTPQSYDLVAPSSSPSYSPAEAPDESSFGGPTKKRAKSIVAPSQSVPGPPPPPPPEKKNDILMDLIIAVASTAVLTFFLVALLFLCCFRRNNRKNAVGPRNGPRDEGPLLHLSDLSAGSNENSPKVAATSRRFFTATSKKRSFLSRVSLKRNHHDFPPAEASSSSGLPLPPGRSSGAPPLPPVAPPPPQAPPPPPPKSKPPPPAPPKLVRPPPAPPKRQGRSSSGDGSDVDSETGAPKTKLKPFFWDKMANPDQKMVWHEISAGSFQFNEQEMESLFGYNDVNKNKNGQRGESSRDSPVQYIQIIDPRKAQNLSILLRALNVTIEEVVDAIKEGNELPVELLQTLLKMAPTSEEELKLRLYSGDLHLLGPAERFLKILVDIPFAFKRIESLIFMISLQEEVSGIKESLATLEVACKKLKNSRLFIKLLEAVLKTGNRMNVGTFRGDAQAFKLDTLLKLSDVKGTDGKTTLLHFVVLEIIRSEGVRALRLQRSSKSFSSVKTDDTNTDTSPQSVERYRSTGLQVVSGLTTELEDVKRAAIIDADGLASTLMNLSGSLTNAREFLKTMDEESDFEKALTGFIERADGDIKWLKEEEERIMVLVKSSADYFHGKSAKNEGLRLFAIVRDFLIMLEKVCREVKETTMMTSSKNHSSKKETKMIPESNQPDNIRRHLFPAIAERRADSSDDSDSD